From Bacteroidota bacterium, the proteins below share one genomic window:
- the cysD gene encoding sulfate adenylyltransferase subunit CysD, translating to MDYILSNLEQLESEAVFVIREIATQFEKPMLLFSGGKDSMLMLHLAQKAFYPARIPFPIVHVDTGHNFKETIEYRDKMAKKYEVELVVGLVQDSIDAGKVKEETGINSSRNYLQSVTLLETIEKHKFDAALGGGRRDEEKARAKERFFSHRNEFGEWDPKNQRPELWNLFNGRKNYGEHFRVFPISNWTELDVWQYIKKENIELPSLYFVHKKRVFQRDGVWLAESDFNPMKDTEKVVEKDVRFRTIGDITCTGAIESGVSNINDIIAEVAAFRVTERAGRADDKRSDTAMEDRKKEGYF from the coding sequence ATGGATTACATACTTTCAAATCTTGAACAGCTCGAATCAGAAGCAGTTTTTGTAATTAGAGAAATTGCCACTCAATTCGAAAAGCCAATGCTTTTATTTTCAGGTGGAAAAGATTCAATGCTAATGCTACATTTAGCACAAAAAGCTTTTTATCCTGCAAGAATACCTTTCCCTATTGTTCATGTTGATACAGGTCATAACTTTAAAGAAACCATTGAATACAGGGATAAAATGGCAAAAAAATATGAAGTAGAATTGGTCGTAGGTTTAGTTCAAGATTCTATTGATGCAGGAAAAGTAAAAGAAGAAACAGGAATAAATTCAAGTAGGAATTACCTGCAATCCGTAACTTTACTTGAAACAATTGAAAAACATAAGTTTGATGCTGCCTTAGGTGGTGGACGTAGAGACGAAGAAAAAGCTCGTGCTAAAGAAAGATTCTTTTCTCACAGAAATGAATTTGGTGAATGGGATCCAAAAAATCAAAGACCTGAACTATGGAATTTGTTCAACGGAAGAAAAAATTATGGAGAGCATTTTCGTGTTTTTCCAATAAGTAACTGGACAGAACTTGATGTTTGGCAATACATTAAAAAAGAAAATATTGAACTTCCATCTTTATATTTTGTTCATAAAAAAAGAGTATTTCAAAGAGATGGTGTTTGGCTTGCAGAATCAGACTTTAACCCAATGAAAGACACAGAAAAAGTTGTAGAAAAAGATGTGCGATTCAGAACGATAGGTGATATTACATGTACAGGTGCAATTGAATCAGGAGTAAGTAATATTAATGATATAATTGCCGAAGTTGCTGCTTTTCGTGTTACAGAAAGAGCAGGCAGAGCTGATGATAAAAGATCGGATACCGCAATGGAAGATAGAAAAAAGGAAGGATACTTCTAA